The genomic interval CGAATCGGCTTTCGCAGTCCTTGTTACCGCAGCCGGAATGTATCCCAATTCAGATTATATTTCTCAAGCGCTGTACGAGGCAGCGTTGTCCGCTCTTAAAACCGGAAACCTTTCGAGCGCTCGCAGATATTTTCTCGACGCATCGGAATATCAGACCGAATATGCAGAAAAAGCGAGGGAAATGCTTTCTCGACTCCCCATAACCGAATCCACCGATTCATTCTCGCCGGACACGATCGAAGAATCCCGGGAGGAATAAGTGAAGACGGGGATTTTCGGAGGAAGTTTCGATCCCCCTCACATAGGTCATCTGATATTTTCAGTGGACGCCTACAATATATTGGGAATAAAAAAAATAGTATGGTTGGTCAATCACACTCCATGTCACAAAACCATGCCCATTGCGCCTTTCAGTGAAAGAATCCGTTTTTGCGAAATTATATCGGAAAATTTCAAGTTCATATCGATTTCCGACCTGGAAGAGAAGCTCGAAAAGCCAAACTACACTTATGACTCAGTGAATTTTATTAAAAAGCAATTGGGTGAATCAAACGATTATTTTCTAATGATTGGCATGGATCAGGCCAGACTTATAAATACGTGGAAAAAATCTTCCGAACTGAAAGATTCCCTTGGATTCATTGTCATGAGAAGGGGAGTTGAAGAAGAAAAACCCGACATACCCGAAAGCAGGCTCAGTTTTATTGACAGAAGATTGGACGTGTCTTCGTCGGAGATCAGAGGCCTTGTTAAAAAACACCTCGAAACGGAACATCTGTTGGGGAATGAACTGAATAATTACGTAAAAAAATCAGGGCTGTACAATTGATAATCATTGATTCTTCGTCCATCGCTTACCGGAGCTACTTCGCTCTTCAGAAAGCCGATTTGAAGGCTCCGGACGGCAGAGAAAGCGGGGCGATTTACGGTTTTCTCAATACTCTCGTGTCTTTGAGGAAATCTTTTCCCTCGCATGATGTGGTGGCCGTTTTCGACGGCACAAAACCTTCTTTCAGGCGGAAATTTTTCGAAGAATACAAAGCCAACAGGGAGAGAATGCCTGAATCTCTCGCAAAACAAATCGAAAGTCTCGTAGGAGGTCTGCCGTATTTCGGATACCCGGTATTGAGAATGGAGGGTTTCGAAGCGGACGATATCATAGCTTCAATTGTTACCGCATACGGCTCCTTTGGCGACATCTTTATTGTGACGAGAGACAAGGATCTGGCTCAACTCGTAAAAAAGGGAGTCTCGCTCATATATCCTGGAAAATCAGGCAACTGGGACGTGATGAACGAAAAGGCTGTGTTCGCGAAATTCGGCGTCGTTCCTTCGAGAATAAAAGATTTCCTTGTTCTCACAGGAGACACGAGTGACAACATACCAGGAGTTCCTGGAATAGGTTCTAAAACCGCGGCCAAACTTTTGGAAAATGGCCGTGATATTGAAACGATTATCGAAAATCCGAAAATGTACGCGACTGAAAGGATAGCCAAATCCATCGAACAAAGCAGGCAAACGATCGAAAAAGCAAAAATATTGGTTGAATTGAAAACAGACCTTTCAATACCTGCTCCGGAAGATCTTAAAAACACTCCGGTGTCGCCTGAAGCGGCTGAGTTTTTAAAGGAATGGGGAATGAAAAAAATAGCCGGAGATTTCGGCTTGGAACTGAAAGAAAATCCGCAGTTTTTTCCACATGATTTCAGTACGGAGGATATTGAAGGAATTGCGGCAGCATCCTGTGATGACGATCGTTTGTTCGTGCTTCAAAAAGATGTTTGCCAGGAAGTTTCGGCAGGAGATTTGGAGCGAATCGCCGGAAATAATATCTTGGTTAGCGACGACATAAAAAAAACAGCTGTAACGGCCGGTTTTATGCCGCATGTCTTTGAGGACGCCGGAACAGCTTCTTATCTTATAAATCCAGAAAGCGGTCCTTACGATTGTGTTTCTCTTGTCAAAAAACACGAAGGAATATTTGCGGATTTTAAAACCTCCCTTTGCTCTCTGCCTGTTATTTGGAAAAAACTCGAGAAAGAAATGATCGGACAAGGGCTTTACGCTCTGTATCGTGATATTGAAAAACCCCTGATCCCCATCGTGACGAAAATGGAAAAAGCCGGGGTATTCATTGACGGGGCTTATCTCGAAAAAATGAGCGCGGTTTTTTCAGAAGACCTGAAAAAAATTGAGGAAGAAATCCGGAAAGAAGCAAACTGCAACATAAATCCGCGATCTCCCAAACAACTCGCAAACTTGCTTTTTGATAAACTTAAACTGCCTCCCGTGACAAAGACAAAAACGGGATTTTCGACAGATTCATACGCTTTAGAGCAGATAAAGGCTCTTCACCCTTTGGTCGGTATGATTCTCGAGCACAGGTTCATTTCCAAAATGCTTTCGACATACATAGATGTCATCCCCTGCATTTTGGACAAAAATTCGCGACTCCACTGCAAATTCGATCTGCGCGCGACTGCTACGGGAAGGTTTTCCTCCTACGATCCGAATTTGCAGAACATACCAATGAAAAATCCAAGGGCGAGAGAAATCAGAAAAGCTTTCAGAGCTCCCAAAGGAAAAAAACTGCTCTCGGCCGATTATTCACAGATTGAACTCCGATTGGCGGCTCACCTGTCCCGGGACAAGACTTTTTTGGATGCTTTCAGAAACGGAGAAGACATTCATGCAAGAACCGCTTCGGAAATTCTGTCCCTGGACCCTGAAAAAATCGGAACGAGAGAAAGAAATCTTGCAAAGACGGTCAATTTCGGTGTTCTCTACGGAATGTCTCCGTTTAAACTTTCGAAAGACATGGGAATTTCCCTCAAAGAAGCGAGGAACTTCATAGATGATTATTTCAACAGATTTTCCAGAATAAAAAATTGGCAGGAAGAACTGGTGAATGAAGCTGAAAAAACCGGCGAGATAAGAACTTTTACGGGAAGAAGAAGAATGATAGACGGCCTTGAAAGCAGGAACATGAAAGAAAGAGAGAAGGCAAAAAGAAAAGTATTCAACACGCCCGTACAGGGGGGGGCTGCCGATATAATAAAAATATCAATGATCGGCGTAACCGAAGCTCTGAAAGGAGAAGAAGCCGAGCTCGTGCTGCAGATTCACGACGAGCTTCTTTTTGAAGTAAATGAAAAATCCGTTGAAAAAACGGCGGAGATAGTTAAAAATACAATGGAAAATGCTGTGAAACTTGACGTTCCCCTGACGGTTTCCGCCGCCTGGGGAGAAAGCTGGTTTGATACTCACTAAAAACGGATATTGGAGGGCGGCATGAAAATAAAACATGTAATAGAGTCTCAACAGTTCAACAAAGAAATGCTCGAAGAAATATTCAGGGAATCTGAAGAGATGGAGAGGATAGCGTTTTCAGGCGGAAGCGACATATTGAAACATAACATTATGGCAACAGTTTTCTATGAACCGAGTACGAGAACCAGGCTCAGTTTTGAATCGGCCATGCTTAGGCTCGGAGGCGAAATAGTGTCGACTGAAAACGCCCGGGAATTCTCTTCCGCGGCCAAAGGAGAGAGCCTGCACGACACGATAAGGACGCTTCAGTCTTATTCGGATTTGATTGTTCTGAGGCATTACGAGAGCGGCGCGGCCAAAGCCGCCATAGAGGTCGCGACAGTGCCTGTAATTAACGCCGGAGACGGATCCGGCCAGCATCCGACTCAATCTTTGCTTGACATGTATACAATCAAACAGAATTTTTCTCGTATCGAAAATCTTAGCGTCGCTCTTGTGGGTGATCTCGAAAACGGAAGAACAGTGAGGTCACTGTCTTATCTCCTGGCCAAATACGAGGGGGTGAAAATAGTATTCGTTTCTCCCGAATGTCTTAAAATGAGGGACGACATCAAAGAGTATCTCGACAGACATGCCGTGAGCTGGGAAGAATCGGAAAACCTGAAGGATGTCGCTTCCAAAGTCGATGTCATATACATGACTAGAATTCAGAGGGAAAGGCTCCTCGACAGGCCGGACGATTACGAAAAAGCAAAAGGAAAATTTATAGTAGATAATGAAATTGTAAATGCTATGAAAAAGGATTCGATCCTTCTACACCCTCTTCCGAGAGTTGACGAAATATCATCTGAAGTGGATTCTAATCCGAGGTCGTTGTATTTCAAACAGGTTCAGAATGGCCTCTTCGTCAGAATGGCTCTTTTAAAAATGTGTCTGATTGGCTGATTCGAAAACGAAAAGGCCGGATGAAATTCTTCGAAGCGGACAGGAAGAAATACCCTCTGTGGGCTTTGAGTTTCAGCACATTATTTCTCCTGGTTTGGCTTCTGGGAGTTGTTCCGGCTTTTTTGGATTCATGCGGATTACAAGCTGGTTCACTGAAAATCAGGATTTTCTATAAAGTCCTTTGTCACGGTCTTCCTGAACGATGCCCTCATTATTTCGGACAGCCGGCCGCTGTGTGCTTCAGATGTACGGGTATTGATCTCGGATTTTTTTTTACCGGTGCAGTTTTTTACCCTTTATTAAGAAGATATCTTGATCCGGGGATATGGCCGGTACATCTTGCGTTAATAACTGTTTTCTCCGTATTTATATTTCTGGAATGGATCGCTGAACTGCTCGGATTTATCTCTTCATCCTGGATATTACAGTACAGTACGGGCATGCTGTTTTCGACGGGAATAAGTATTTTCCTGTTTTCAATAGCGGAAAATGTTATCGAAACGTACTGTGACTGAAATTCTAATAAATTGTTTCAGGATAAGGTGAAAAAAAAGTCTGGCGCGCCAGATAGTTCTCGTCAAACCTGATTATCCAGGACATCAACACCGATCTGCATTCGCTTAATGTTGTCAGGTCATTCGAATACTTGTCTAAAATTCCGAGAAAATAATCTCTTTCTCTTTTTGATAGTTTTTTTGAAAAATATCCGAATCCGTGCAATAGGACGTTGACGACAGATCCTTTCCTGCATTGCCGTGAAAAAACCTTGGGCAGGATTTTTACGTATTTGTCAAAAACCGATATAACCGGTTCTTTAAAGGGATTTGATACTATTTTTCCAAGACATTTTAAAGCGGACTGATTGTAACTCATGAATAGATACTTGTTGTCGGAGTGATAATCGACCAGACCTTTTATTGAAGGCTTTTGTGAGATTACCCTGAATTCAGCCAGAGCATAAAGTTTGGTGAGGAAAAGATCTCTTATTCCATTGTCATTGAGCCTGCCTTCGGTTTCGATGGCGAGGTGTCCGTATAATTCTCTCGACTTTTCCCCAAAAAGA from candidate division WOR-3 bacterium carries:
- the nadD gene encoding nicotinate (nicotinamide) nucleotide adenylyltransferase, encoding MKTGIFGGSFDPPHIGHLIFSVDAYNILGIKKIVWLVNHTPCHKTMPIAPFSERIRFCEIISENFKFISISDLEEKLEKPNYTYDSVNFIKKQLGESNDYFLMIGMDQARLINTWKKSSELKDSLGFIVMRRGVEEEKPDIPESRLSFIDRRLDVSSSEIRGLVKKHLETEHLLGNELNNYVKKSGLYN
- the pyrB gene encoding aspartate carbamoyltransferase gives rise to the protein MKIKHVIESQQFNKEMLEEIFRESEEMERIAFSGGSDILKHNIMATVFYEPSTRTRLSFESAMLRLGGEIVSTENAREFSSAAKGESLHDTIRTLQSYSDLIVLRHYESGAAKAAIEVATVPVINAGDGSGQHPTQSLLDMYTIKQNFSRIENLSVALVGDLENGRTVRSLSYLLAKYEGVKIVFVSPECLKMRDDIKEYLDRHAVSWEESENLKDVASKVDVIYMTRIQRERLLDRPDDYEKAKGKFIVDNEIVNAMKKDSILLHPLPRVDEISSEVDSNPRSLYFKQVQNGLFVRMALLKMCLIG
- a CDS encoding DUF2085 domain-containing protein codes for the protein MKFFEADRKKYPLWALSFSTLFLLVWLLGVVPAFLDSCGLQAGSLKIRIFYKVLCHGLPERCPHYFGQPAAVCFRCTGIDLGFFFTGAVFYPLLRRYLDPGIWPVHLALITVFSVFIFLEWIAELLGFISSSWILQYSTGMLFSTGISIFLFSIAENVIETYCD
- a CDS encoding DUF1722 domain-containing protein produces the protein MSRCVEFDSCRWNGAMISSPVVRKFIGFFDFITVCPEYEIGLGVPRKPVRLILKNGTTTMIQRGTGADLTKIMRNYSDGFLYSLKDVDGFILKDRSPSCGIKDVKIYACAEDTQPLSLKGSGLFGEKSRELYGHLAIETEGRLNDNGIRDLFLTKLYALAEFRVISQKPSIKGLVDYHSDNKYLFMSYNQSALKCLGKIVSNPFKEPVISVFDKYVKILPKVFSRQCRKGSVVNVLLHGFGYFSKKLSKRERDYFLGILDKYSNDLTTLSECRSVLMSWIIRFDENYLARQTFFSPYPETIY